In Gemmatimonadetes bacterium T265, one DNA window encodes the following:
- the xerC gene encoding tyrosine recombinase XerC has protein sequence MRKKAPATSAAASDEAAAGAAGPVALAPEVAEYLEHLAKERDVSPHTLAAYERDLRGLTAFLGRHLHATAGAAVEWPAVTRQDLRAYLGHLTRRGLAKRSIARALSAARSFFRYLHREELVPANPARAVSGPKPERRLPAYLDQKQTATLFALAEARATDASARFADVRDLAMIELLYSAGLRVSELQGVNTGDLDLVAGQVKVRGKGRKERIVPVGTKAVRALRQYEARREQVVARVGRGAERAAVFLTDRGRRISVAGVQRAVVKLLRAVDDEQPLSTHSLRHTFATHLVDAGADLRAVQELLGHASVATTQIYTHTSVERLRQAYRRAHPRA, from the coding sequence GTGAGGAAGAAGGCCCCGGCGACGTCCGCCGCGGCGTCGGACGAGGCAGCGGCGGGTGCGGCGGGCCCGGTCGCGCTCGCCCCCGAGGTCGCGGAGTACCTCGAGCACCTCGCCAAGGAGCGGGACGTCTCGCCGCACACGCTCGCCGCCTACGAGCGCGACCTGCGCGGCCTCACGGCGTTCCTCGGCCGGCACCTGCATGCGACGGCGGGCGCCGCCGTGGAATGGCCGGCCGTCACCCGGCAGGACCTGCGCGCCTACCTCGGCCACCTCACGCGGCGCGGGCTCGCCAAGCGGTCGATCGCGCGGGCGCTGTCGGCGGCGCGGAGCTTCTTCCGCTACCTGCACCGCGAGGAGCTCGTCCCCGCCAACCCCGCGCGCGCGGTCTCGGGTCCGAAGCCCGAGCGACGGCTGCCGGCGTACCTCGACCAGAAGCAGACCGCAACGCTCTTCGCGCTCGCGGAGGCGCGCGCGACGGATGCGTCCGCGCGCTTCGCCGACGTGCGCGACCTCGCGATGATCGAACTGCTCTACTCGGCCGGGCTCCGCGTGAGCGAGCTGCAGGGCGTGAACACGGGCGACCTCGACCTCGTCGCGGGGCAGGTGAAGGTGCGTGGCAAGGGGCGCAAGGAGCGCATCGTGCCGGTCGGGACGAAGGCCGTGCGCGCGCTCCGCCAGTACGAGGCGCGGCGCGAACAGGTCGTCGCGCGCGTCGGGCGCGGGGCCGAGCGGGCGGCGGTGTTCCTCACCGACCGCGGGCGGCGGATCAGCGTGGCGGGCGTACAGCGCGCGGTGGTCAAGCTGCTCCGCGCCGTCGACGACGAGCAGCCGTTGTCGACGCACTCGCTCCGGCACACGTTCGCGACGCACCTGGTCGACGCCGGCGCGGACCTGCGGGCCGTGCAGGAGCTGCTCGGGCATGCCTCGGTCGCGACGACGCAGATCTACACGCACACGAGTGTGGAGCGGCTGCGGCAGGCGTACCGGC
- the trmFO gene encoding methylenetetrahydrofolate--tRNA-(uracil-5-)-methyltransferase TrmFO, producing the protein MPTAHAIPDEITIIGGGLAGSEAAWQLAERGHHVALHEMRPVRTTPAHKTDQLAELVCSNTFKSTEATTAHGLLKAEMRELGSVILAAADEARVPGGTALTVDRALFAVGVHARLAAHPNVRVVREEVTVLPDVGIVATGPLTSDALAAVLAERLGQASLAFYDAIAPVVAVESVDHAVAFRAARWGRETMEGAGDEGAYLNCPMDCGEYEAFLDALVAADQATAHAFDAVPYFEGCMPVEEMARRGRDTLRFGPLKPVGLTDPRTGRRPWAVVQLRQEDRAGRMWNLVGFQTRLRHPEQQRVFRLIPGLAGAEFLRFGSIHRNSYVNTPAALTPHLSLRDGPTTFVAGQLTGVEGYTESTATGLLAAVNLDRRLRGLAPVLPPPTTMLGALYRHLREADPRHFQPMNANFGLVDDLAEPVRDKLTKRGRMAERALADFRGWRDDALGAAALVPAGAAA; encoded by the coding sequence ATGCCCACCGCCCACGCGATCCCCGACGAGATCACGATCATCGGTGGCGGGCTGGCCGGGAGTGAGGCCGCGTGGCAGTTGGCCGAGCGCGGGCACCATGTCGCGCTGCACGAGATGCGGCCCGTGCGTACCACGCCGGCGCACAAGACGGATCAGCTCGCCGAACTCGTCTGCTCGAACACCTTCAAGAGTACCGAGGCGACCACCGCGCACGGGCTGTTGAAGGCGGAGATGCGCGAACTCGGCTCGGTGATCCTCGCCGCCGCGGACGAAGCGCGCGTGCCCGGCGGGACGGCGCTGACCGTCGACCGCGCCCTGTTCGCCGTGGGGGTGCACGCGCGCCTGGCCGCGCACCCGAACGTGCGCGTCGTGCGCGAGGAGGTCACCGTGCTGCCCGACGTCGGCATCGTCGCGACCGGGCCGCTTACCTCCGACGCACTCGCGGCCGTGCTCGCTGAGCGGCTCGGGCAGGCGTCGCTCGCCTTCTACGACGCGATCGCGCCGGTCGTCGCGGTCGAGTCGGTCGACCATGCGGTCGCGTTTCGCGCGGCGCGCTGGGGGCGCGAGACGATGGAAGGGGCGGGCGATGAGGGCGCGTACCTCAACTGCCCGATGGACTGCGGCGAGTACGAGGCGTTCCTCGACGCGCTCGTCGCGGCCGACCAGGCGACCGCGCACGCGTTCGACGCGGTGCCCTACTTCGAAGGGTGCATGCCCGTCGAAGAGATGGCCCGGCGCGGGCGGGACACGCTGCGCTTCGGGCCGCTCAAGCCGGTCGGGCTCACCGACCCGCGCACCGGGCGGCGGCCGTGGGCGGTGGTGCAGCTCCGGCAGGAGGACCGGGCGGGGCGGATGTGGAACCTCGTCGGCTTCCAGACGCGACTCCGCCATCCTGAGCAGCAGCGCGTCTTCCGCCTGATCCCGGGGCTCGCCGGGGCGGAGTTCCTCCGCTTCGGTTCGATCCACCGCAACAGCTACGTGAACACGCCGGCTGCGCTCACGCCACACCTGTCGCTCCGCGACGGGCCGACGACCTTCGTCGCCGGGCAGCTGACGGGCGTCGAAGGCTACACGGAGAGCACGGCAACCGGGTTGCTCGCCGCGGTGAACCTCGACCGTCGCCTCCGCGGCCTCGCCCCGGTACTCCCGCCGCCCACGACCATGCTCGGCGCGCTCTACCGCCACCTGCGCGAGGCCGACCCGCGCCACTTCCAGCCGATGAACGCCAACTTCGGCCTCGTCGACGACCTGGCCGAGCCGGTGCGTGACAAGCTGACCAAGCGCGGGCGGATGGCGGAGCGCGCGCTGGCCGACTTCCGCGGGTGGCGGGACGACGCGTTAGGCGCGGCCGCGCTCGTGCCGGCCGGCGCGGCCGCGTGA
- the topA gene encoding DNA topoisomerase 1 has translation MPPAKKTAPKTQKSGADVDALGRRSLVIVESPTKARTIGRYLPRGFRVMASVGHVRDLPQNASEIPEKYRGEKWARTGVDVHDNFRPLYVVPPTSRKVIKELKDALKDADQLILATDEDREGESISWHLLQELKPKVPVRRMVFHEITEPAIRRALSEFRDVDENLVRAQEARRIVDRLTGYTVSPLLWTTVAPRLSAGRVQSAAVRLVVQRERERRAFRSATWWDVIADLEHARQAFEGRLVALGGRRLATGKDFDKTTGKLSAAAAKEALLLDEPAARALVERLTGRPFVVVDREEEPFTTKPAAPFTTSTLQQEASRKLGLGARDTMRTAQALYERGFITYMRTDSVNLSDEAITAARAAAAEFGREYVPLHPRRYATKSANAQEAHEAIRPSGTTFRKPDDTGLDGRELRLYDLIWKRTVASQMPDARQVRVTVTLDCDDARFRASGKRIEFPGFIRAYVEGSDDPDAALEDREVILPAMEKGDRPACRALRPDGHETQPPARYTEASLVKALEDFGIGRPSTYASIMDTIQARGYVRKDGKALVPTFTAFAVTALLEEHLAPLVDTEFTARMETELDEIARGEQDQLAYLREFYFGDAQHPGLEPMVQHGASAVKNETGGARRVELEGLGAAVRIGRYGPYLEFEEDGQKFRANLPDTVAPADLTDSMARDLLRQRVDGPPSLGTDPATGLPVYLMNGQYGPYVQLGEAGEEEKPKRASLAKGMTPESITLEQALGLLALPRALGTHPESGNVVKASVGRFGPFVVHVKGGPDGKDDFRSVPAGEDVLTISLGRAVDLLAQPKRGRGAASGGTVAPLRELGAHAPTGLPVLVFEGRYGPYVQLGPTPADRKAKPVRATLPKGVTPESVTLPQAVALLEERAGALPAAGARKGAAKGGRKTAAKAPAKRAARARKAA, from the coding sequence ATGCCGCCAGCCAAGAAGACCGCGCCAAAGACGCAGAAGAGCGGGGCCGACGTCGACGCGCTCGGCCGGCGCTCCCTCGTCATCGTCGAATCCCCGACCAAGGCCCGCACGATCGGCCGCTACCTGCCGCGCGGGTTCCGCGTCATGGCGTCCGTCGGCCACGTCCGCGACCTGCCCCAGAACGCGAGCGAGATCCCCGAGAAGTACCGCGGCGAGAAGTGGGCGCGGACGGGCGTGGACGTCCACGACAACTTCCGCCCGCTCTACGTCGTCCCGCCGACGAGTCGCAAGGTCATCAAGGAGCTGAAGGACGCGTTGAAGGACGCCGACCAGCTCATCCTCGCGACCGACGAGGACCGCGAGGGGGAGAGCATCTCGTGGCACCTCCTCCAGGAGCTCAAGCCCAAGGTGCCCGTGCGGCGCATGGTGTTTCACGAGATTACCGAGCCCGCCATCCGCCGCGCCCTGAGTGAGTTCCGCGACGTCGACGAGAACCTCGTCCGCGCCCAGGAGGCCCGCCGCATCGTCGACCGCCTCACCGGCTACACGGTCAGTCCGCTCCTCTGGACCACAGTCGCCCCGCGCCTGAGCGCCGGCCGCGTGCAGAGTGCCGCCGTACGCCTCGTCGTCCAGCGTGAGCGCGAGCGCCGCGCCTTCCGAAGCGCAACGTGGTGGGACGTCATCGCCGACCTCGAACACGCGCGCCAGGCGTTTGAGGGACGCCTCGTCGCGTTAGGCGGTCGGCGCCTCGCGACCGGCAAGGACTTCGACAAGACCACGGGCAAGCTCTCCGCGGCCGCGGCCAAGGAGGCGCTCCTCCTCGACGAGCCCGCCGCGCGCGCGCTCGTCGAGCGCCTCACCGGCCGCCCGTTCGTCGTCGTCGACCGCGAGGAAGAGCCGTTCACCACCAAGCCGGCCGCCCCGTTCACGACCTCCACGCTCCAGCAGGAAGCCAGCCGCAAGCTGGGCCTCGGCGCGCGCGACACGATGCGTACGGCGCAGGCGCTCTACGAGCGCGGCTTCATCACGTACATGCGGACCGACTCGGTCAACCTCAGCGACGAGGCGATCACCGCCGCGCGCGCCGCGGCGGCCGAGTTCGGGCGGGAGTACGTACCGCTCCACCCGCGGCGGTACGCGACCAAGAGCGCCAACGCGCAGGAGGCGCACGAGGCCATCCGCCCCTCGGGCACGACGTTCCGCAAGCCCGACGACACGGGCCTCGACGGGCGCGAGCTCCGGCTCTACGACCTGATCTGGAAGCGCACCGTCGCGAGCCAGATGCCCGACGCGCGCCAGGTGCGCGTGACGGTCACGCTCGACTGCGACGACGCCCGCTTTCGGGCTTCGGGCAAGCGCATCGAGTTCCCGGGCTTCATCCGCGCCTACGTCGAGGGAAGCGACGACCCCGACGCCGCGCTCGAGGACCGCGAGGTCATCCTGCCGGCGATGGAGAAGGGCGACCGCCCCGCGTGCCGCGCGCTCCGCCCCGACGGCCACGAGACCCAGCCGCCCGCGCGCTACACCGAGGCCTCGCTCGTCAAGGCGCTCGAGGACTTCGGCATCGGACGGCCGAGTACGTACGCGAGCATCATGGACACCATCCAGGCGCGCGGGTACGTGCGGAAGGACGGCAAGGCGCTCGTCCCGACGTTCACCGCCTTCGCCGTCACGGCGCTGCTCGAAGAACACCTCGCGCCGCTCGTCGACACCGAGTTCACCGCGCGCATGGAGACCGAGCTCGACGAGATCGCGCGCGGCGAGCAGGACCAGCTCGCGTACCTCCGCGAGTTCTACTTCGGCGACGCGCAGCACCCTGGCCTCGAGCCGATGGTGCAGCACGGCGCGTCCGCGGTGAAGAACGAGACCGGCGGCGCGCGCCGCGTCGAGCTCGAAGGGCTGGGCGCCGCGGTGCGCATCGGGCGCTACGGGCCGTACCTGGAGTTCGAGGAGGACGGCCAGAAGTTCCGGGCCAACCTCCCCGACACGGTCGCGCCCGCGGACCTCACCGACAGCATGGCGCGCGACCTCCTGCGCCAGCGCGTCGACGGCCCGCCCTCGTTAGGCACAGACCCCGCCACCGGACTCCCCGTCTACCTCATGAACGGGCAGTACGGCCCCTACGTCCAGCTCGGCGAGGCCGGCGAGGAGGAAAAGCCCAAGCGCGCGTCCCTCGCCAAGGGCATGACGCCCGAGTCGATCACCCTCGAGCAGGCACTCGGCCTACTCGCGCTCCCGCGCGCGTTAGGCACGCACCCCGAGTCGGGGAACGTGGTGAAGGCGAGCGTCGGGCGCTTCGGCCCGTTCGTGGTGCACGTGAAGGGCGGCCCCGACGGCAAGGACGACTTTCGCTCCGTCCCGGCCGGCGAGGACGTGCTCACGATCTCGCTCGGCCGCGCGGTCGACCTGCTCGCGCAGCCGAAGCGCGGTCGCGGAGCGGCGTCGGGCGGGACGGTCGCCCCGCTCCGGGAGCTCGGCGCGCACGCGCCCACGGGGCTGCCGGTGCTGGTGTTCGAGGGGCGCTACGGACCCTACGTGCAGCTCGGGCCGACGCCGGCGGACCGCAAGGCGAAGCCGGTACGCGCCACGCTCCCCAAGGGCGTCACGCCCGAGTCGGTCACGCTGCCGCAGGCGGTCGCGCTACTCGAGGAGCGGGCGGGCGCGCTGCCGGCCGCGGGCGCGCGCAAGGGCGCCGCGAAGGGCGGCAGGAAGACCGCCGCCAAGGCGCCCGCCAAGCGGGCGGCACGGGCGCGCAAGGCGGCCTAA